The region TTCGAGCTTCTCTCAAACACACATCTCTCAACAGGTCATGCATTTTCAATGATTTCAGTTTCCCACAACGCCTGAGCTTTTCAACTATAAGGAGATTTCTATCAACAAGTTCTTCTACGTACTTTTCTGCTGCCTCTTCCAAACTTTTCCCATTAATTGGTTTTACGAATCCTTCGGCGCACAAATCTAGGATGAGCTCTGATACTCGAATCACTTCATCTTCAGCATATCTTCCGAAATAGAGAAAACATGGTTTTAAATGAACTGACACATTATTATAACTCATGTATAATATTTGCAAGCATCTTTCATTATCCTCCGAATTTACAATTGAACTTAAATCTTTTTCAAACAATCCCCAACTTTCTTTTGTCCGTTCTGACTTTGATAAGAGCCCCCCTATCACAACAACTGACAATGGAAGTCCCTTACAACCTCTCACAATCTTCTTTCCAATGTCCTCCAACTCAGGAGGACAACTTTCTTCCTCAAACACAGTTTTGGAAAATAGATTCCAACCGGCGTCCTCATCCAATAATTTCAGAACAAGACCATTGAAGTAGTTAAAATGAGACGACAAGTTTGATAGCCTTGTCGTCACTACTATTCTACTCCCGTTTCTCTTATCCGGGAAGAATCTTCTAACTCCATCCCATGCCTCAATAGTCCACATATCATCCATTACAATAAAATACTTCCTTCCAAACAAATATTTGTGCAAATGATCTCCTAACTCATCTTCACTCAAATCATCCCCCTTCCCCATGCCTACTTGATCATGAACTTGTCTAAGAATTTCTTTTGCATTATACTCTTGAGAAATTGTAGTCCATGCACAAACATCAAAATGTTGTTGGACAAGTGGACTTACATAGATCTTTCGAGCAAGAGTGGTCTTGCCTATCCCACCCATTCCAACAATTGGTAGAATTTGGCGTTCCCGTGCATCTCCAGTGATCTTGTCCAGCATTTGATACAAGACATCATCAAAACCAACCATTGTAACCTCACGAGCAGCAGAAGCAGATCCAGATGAGCCTACAGCAGCAGCAGTGCTCACAGACTTTACGATGTGGAGTTGATCTTGGAGTACCATCTTCTCATCAATCTCAATCTTAATGAAATTCATGTTTTCTATCACATTCTCCAGACCTGTTCAAAACCAAGGACTTGATTAGAGATTTAAGGGATTGATTACTTGAAAACCAAAATCATGATCATATATAGTATAAGGCTTCAAACAATCAACAATACCTATATAGAATGCAAATGAGCTTATGTGTTCTACATCAGCTTCTGATCGAACACGAATTTGATCTGCAATATAAGACTCGATCACATCTTCAGCAAGGTAAGCATATTCAGCAATGCGGCTTTCCCACACATCTTCTTCTTCAGTGTAGCCACCACGGGGAGAATAGCTTTCAAGAAATTTTTGCAAGGAAGTAATTACTAGAGTGAGAGATTCAACCTGATTTTGGTCAATGGAAATTGGAGAGCTTGGAAGAGTTTGAATTTGATCTATAATATGCATCACAGAAACTAGAGCTCCATAAGCAGCCATTTCTCTCCTATTTTTTTGTTCTGGGTTTGAGAACTGAGAAGCAGAAGAGTAGGCCTATTCACAGTTGTAGGCACATCTTTAAAAGCTGGAATCATTTTTAGACTACTTTCTCTCATCACAAAAGGTGTGATTAGCTCCTTCAATATCGGAACCATGATTATCGTCTCGTCCTCAACAATCTAAAATTATTTGACAAATCCGTTGGAGCTCTCCCAAAGAAAGAGCGGACAAGTGGTGCGGATTTCAGA is a window of Salvia splendens isolate huo1 chromosome 3, SspV2, whole genome shotgun sequence DNA encoding:
- the LOC121795317 gene encoding putative late blight resistance protein homolog R1B-12; this translates as MPVGGLFCQTVFGEEAWPLELEDVGKKNVNGCKGLPLSIAVIGGLLSKSERTKESWGFFENLEDNESCLQAYSSASQFSNPEQKNRREMAAYGALVSVMHIIDQIQTLPSSPISIDQNQVESLTLVITSLQKFLESYSPRGGYTEEEDVWESRIAEYAYLAEDVIESYIADQIRVRSEADVEHISSFAFYIGLENVIENMNFIKIEIDEKMVLQDQLHIVKSVSTAAAVGSSGSASAAREVTMVGFDDVLYQMLDKITGDARERQILPIVGMGGIGKTTLARKIYVSPLVQQHFDVCAWTTISQEYNAKEILRQVHDQVGMGKGDDLSEDELGDHLHKYLFGRKYFIVMDDMWTIEAWDGVRRFFPDKRNGSRIVVTTRLSNLSSHFNYFNGLVLKLLDEDAGWNLFSKTVFEEESCPPELEDIGKKIVRGCKGLPLSVVVIGGLLSKSERTKESWGLFEKDLSSIVNSEDNERCLQILYMSYNNVSVHLKPCFLYFGRYAEDEVIRVSELILDLCAEGFVKPINGKSLEEAAEKYVEELVDRNLLIVEKLRRCGKLKSLKMHDLLRDVCLREARKLKFLYVLEEKSIPKGIYLYRRIASRLQQWEYPTQLIQSLKFAPSVRSFFGRAPTDLSNNFRLLRISMFEAYPGVDYVKIFLQRVNMRLLVIGVGECYLTNVLSSISFLWNLQTVIIDEARWDHYCDIWKVPQLRHVKFINRVDNDGRFYVPVPRSDEEDMVMENLQSLYIVYDLKFCAGVLKRIPNIKKLKLCYQKNDRKEEDDDDYQLDKICCLHKLEYLTLESSRKYSHWVRQVSFPCSLTKLTLEDTNLPWEDMKTKIGPLPLLQVLKLKWRAFIGSEWETLEDQFSNLKFLLIETCDVECWITENTHFPRLEHLHLRSVDRLREIPSCMGDIPTLLSIKLSCCCDSVVDSVRIIKEEQQELGNEDLQIVTTNKYYWVIYAFNLLFALLV